The Chloroflexota bacterium sequence ATCCTCACCAAGAAGGCCCAGCAGATGCATATCGCCGTGCCGCCGGACGTGGTGGACTTCATCGCCCGCAAGGTCCCCCGCAACATCCGCGAGATGGAGGGCGCCTTCAACCGCCTCCTCGCCATGGCACAGCTCACGAACCAGCCGCTTACCCTCGATCTCGCGGCCCAGGCCGTCGCTGATCTGCCCACAGTCGCAAAGCGCCCTGCCACCGCGAACCCGCAGGAGATCGTCTCCGCAACCGCCGCCTACTTCGGCCTCACGCCGGACGATCTTCGCGCGAAGACGCGCAAGAAAAACATCGCCCACGCGCGCCAGGTCGCCGCCTACCTCCTCCGCGAAGATACCAATCGCTCCCTTGCCGAGATCGGCCAGCTCCTCGGCGAACGCGGACACAGCACGGTCCTTCGCGCGCACGATAAGATCGCCTACGAGCTCAACTTGGACGCGGAGCTTCGCAAGCAGATCGGCGAGGTTCGCGACTCCATGGATCAGCGTCGTAGCCAGTCTGCCTAACCCGGCCCGCGACTGTGCGTAAGTGGCCCCTTGTTGTGCATAACCCTGTTTTTCTGTGCGTTTCCTGCCTCCTCTCCACCTCTTAGCTCGTCGCAGTTCCCGCGTTAGGGACACCCTGCACAGTTCGCACTTCTCTGCGCACACTAGAACTCGCGAGCCACTCCTGCAGTCATCCTATAATGAGCACAGCGCGCACAGGCTTATTAACGCTACTACTATATATAGAAATGATCTATCTTCTTTAGAAAACAACTATGATAGACATTCTAGAAATCGTTGCGACTGCCGGAGATGGAGGCAGTGGAGCGATCAGCTTCCGACGGGAGAAAAACATCCCTCGCGGCGGTCCTGATGGGGGAGATGGAGGCCGGGGTGGAAGTATCTTTCTGAAGGCCTCCGCGCAGGAGGCAACCTTGCGTGCCTTTCGGTACAAGAGGGAGTTCAAGGCTAAGCCGGGGGATGCTGGCAGCAGTAATAACAAGTTCGGGAAGTCGGGAGAAGACGTCACAATCGAAGTGCCGCTCGGAACCGTGATTTGGAGGCATACGGATGCACGGGAACTCCAGAAGTACGGAGAATTGCTGAAGGAAGGGGAGACCCTTCGGATTGCCAGGGGTGGAAAAGGAGGCAGAGGGAACGCTACCTATGCAACGCCCACGCAACAGGTGCCTTACATCGCTGAGCGCGGAGAACCTGGAGAGAAGGCAAAGTACAAGCTTGAACTAAAACTGCTTGCTGATGTGGGAATCATCGGGAGGCCGAACGCAGGAAAGTCTACCCTGCTGGCGGCCGCTACCAAGGCCCAGCCGAAAATAGCGCCCTACCCCTTCACCACACTGGAACCCATGCTTGGAGTTGTCACAGTCGGGGACACGAACTTCGTGCTTGCTGAGATTCCAGGCCTCATCAAGGGCGCGCATGCAGGAGTAGGCCTCGGCCATGAGTTCCTCCGGCACGCAACCCGTACACGCCTCCTGCTACACCTTGTGGACGGCTCTCTGGAAGACATCGCCGAGGCCGTCCGGGAAATAAACTCCGAACTGCGCGAGTATGGGGCTGGCCTCCAGGAGAAGCCGCAGATCTTCGTTGTGAACAAGGTAGACATGCCGGAGGTGGACGGGAGCCGGAAGGAGATACGGGAGGCCCTCCGAAAGTTTGGTTCTCAGCTCTATTTCATCTCGGCCGCTGGAAATGTCGGCGTGAAGCAATTGATGGAAGTCGTCGCCCAAAGGGTGGTAGAGGCCCGCGCGGAGGAGGCGGAGCGGGAGAAAGAGGCCGTCGCAGAGCCGATAGCGGTTGTGGCCGAAGAGCCTCCTCCGAAGCCAAAGGCGCACAAAGAGGGCGATGTCTACATTGTGGACGAGCCGCGCGCAATCCGGCTGATCCTGGGGAGCGACCTTAGGCATTGGGCAGGGCGTGTCCAGGCAAAGGTTCAACTTGACCGCCTGGGCGTCAGCCGGGCCCTGGAGGAGCTGGGCATAGACATCGGCGATAGAGTGCGCTTCGGCGGCGTGGAATTAGAATGGTAGGCCTATGCGCTGCGGCATCTTAGGCGGCACCTTCAATCCCATACACCTGGGCCACCTCATCATCGCCGAGGAGGCCCGCGAACAGCTTGGCCTGGACGAGGTCATCTTTGTCCCGGCGGCGCGCCCCTGGATGAAGGAGGCGAAGGAGCTTGCCTCCGCCAAGGATCGCCTTGCCATGGTCCGCCTGGCGATCAAGGGCAACCCGCGCTTCACCGTTTCCGCCGTGGATATCGAACGCCCGGGGCCGTCTTACGCCGTGGACAGCACCAGTGATATCAGGAAGGCGCGCGGGTCGAGCTGCGAACTGCTCTTCATCATGGGCATGGACTCCCTGAACGACCTTCCCAAGTGGCACAACAGTAAACAACTCCTCAGCCTTTGCCGCATCGCTGCCCTGGCGCGACCGGGCATCCCCACTAAGCGGGCGCTGGCCCGCCTAGATCGAGCGCTCCCTGGGGCCAGGCGGCGCGTGGACGTCATCGAGACGACGAATATAGACATCAGCGCGACGGACATCAGGAGGCGCGTCGCCTCTGGGCGTTCCATCGCCTATCGCGTCCCCGGCCCGGTTTCGGCCTATATCGCGAAGCACAGACTGTACAGATAGCAAAGTGGACGCCGCACATGCAAATCTACTTTGCGGACAGGCACCTCGCACGGCTGGCCTCTGAGGTACAATACACGGGCAGAATCCCTCCGGGGGTTGTGAAGACCTACCGTAAGACGATACAGTTGTTACGAGATGCCGCTGACGAGCGTGACCTGTATGCGCGCCGGGCCCTGTGCTACAAGCGGCTAAAAGGTCAACGCCGGCACCAGCATTAGTTGCGCCTCAATGACCGGCTTCGGTTGATAATCGAGATGGAAGGAACAGGAAGCGATAAGGCAGTGACGGTCATAGCGATAGAGGACTATCACTAGAGGTCTCCATGAAGAAATTGAGACGAGCAGAGGAATTTCCCCCAGGCGAGTTTATCGAGGATGAACCCAAGGCCAGGAAGCGGTCCATCGAATATTTTGCAGAGAAGTCCGGTCTCGGCTCGCGTCGTGCGCAGGACCTCATTGATGCGAAGGTGGCCGTCACGCCGGAAATCGCGAAAGGTCTCTCAGGAGCGTTCGGGTCCAGCGCCCAGACGTGGCTGAACCTGGAGACCTCGTATCGCCAATGGAAAGCGGAGAAGGCCCGGCGTGCCTCTTGATCCACAGGACCCGCGCCGCCAGCGCCTCAGGGAAATCATCGCGGCGAAGGCCGTCCTTCGCGGCGACTTCACCCTCGCCTCAGGACAAAGGAGCACCATCTATTTCGATGGGCGCAAGGTGACGAACGACGCAGAGGGCGTGGCGCTCGTCGGCGCGCTGGTGGAGGAGATCGCCCAGGAGGCGAAGGCGGAGGCCATCGGCGGGCCCGCAACCGGCGCTATCCCGATCGTCACTGCGGCGCAGATCGCCTCGTACCAGAGGAGACGCGCCCTGCCGGGCTTCTACGTTCGCTCTGAGAGGAAGGCCCACGGGACGGGCCAGCTTATCGAGGGGAATCTGCCGACGGCGAAGGGTGCGCGCGTGGCGGTGGTGGAGGATGCGATCACGACGGGCGGCTCCTTGCTGAAGGCGATCGAGGCGATCGAAGCCGCCGGGTGCAAAGTGGCCAAGGTGATTGTGATGGTGGACCGCCAGCAGGGCGGGGTGGAGAATCTGCGCAGCAAGGGCTATGACGTGGAGGCGCTCTTCAAGGCGGACGGCCAGGGGAGGATCGAGTAAAACGAAAGCGACAGGCGTGTAGAGAACGAAAACGGCCCCGGATTTCCGGGGCCGTTTCTGTTTGACTGGAAGAGCGGACGACTAGATATCCAGGTTCTTGACCTGCTTGGCATAAGCGTGGATGAACTGCTTGCGCGGCTGGACCTCTTCACCCATGAGGGTGGTGAAGACCTCCTCCGCCTTGATGGCATCCTCGACGCCTACCCGAAGGAGAGTGCGCGAGGCGGGGTCCATGGTGCTCTCCCAGAGCTGTTCGGGGTTCATTTCGCCCAAGCCCTTATAGCGCTGGACGGTAAGCCCGCGGATGCCCGATTCGATGAGGGTATCGAGGAGGCCGAGGAAGGACTGGACGGAGGCCACCTCGCCGACCTCTTTGTCTTTGCGCATAACCACGTGCGCGCCGCCATCCAGCGCGGAGAGGGAGGCATAGGCGTCATAGAAGCGCTTGAGGGCGCCGCCCTGCACCAGGTTCAGATCCACGGCGGGATGCACCGGGCTGTGGGGATCGCCGTTCTTCATGGCGATGCTGAAGCTGGTGGCGCCGTCTCCTTGGAGCTTTGCCTCTTTCACCGGGGGCAGGGACTGGATGAGCTTGACCAGCTTTTCAACATCTTCCTTCTTGGTGAAGTTGATGCCCTGGAGGGAATCGAAGCCGACTTTGCTGTGGAGGGCGAAGAGGAAGTCGCGGGAGTAGCCCTTGCCTTCGAGCTCGGCGATGGCCTGGCGGAGGTTCAGGATCGCCTCGGCGGGCGGGCCTTCCTGGGCAGGAGCGGGAGCGGCGGCCTCCGGGGCCTTCGCGCCCTTGCCCTTGGCGGGCTTTTCCGGCGCGGCGGGGCGAGCCTTGCCTTTGGGCATGACGGCCAGATCTTTGAGGGCGAAGTCCACCACCACCTGGTCGCGCTCACGATCGCTGTAGACCCAGCGGCTGTCCTTGCCGATGGCCACCCGGTAGAGCGGCGGCTGGGCGATATAGAGATATTCTTTGGCGATGAGCTCGGGCATGTGGCGGAAGAAGAAGGTCAGGAGGAGC is a genomic window containing:
- the obgE gene encoding GTPase ObgE, coding for MIDILEIVATAGDGGSGAISFRREKNIPRGGPDGGDGGRGGSIFLKASAQEATLRAFRYKREFKAKPGDAGSSNNKFGKSGEDVTIEVPLGTVIWRHTDARELQKYGELLKEGETLRIARGGKGGRGNATYATPTQQVPYIAERGEPGEKAKYKLELKLLADVGIIGRPNAGKSTLLAAATKAQPKIAPYPFTTLEPMLGVVTVGDTNFVLAEIPGLIKGAHAGVGLGHEFLRHATRTRLLLHLVDGSLEDIAEAVREINSELREYGAGLQEKPQIFVVNKVDMPEVDGSRKEIREALRKFGSQLYFISAAGNVGVKQLMEVVAQRVVEARAEEAEREKEAVAEPIAVVAEEPPPKPKAHKEGDVYIVDEPRAIRLILGSDLRHWAGRVQAKVQLDRLGVSRALEELGIDIGDRVRFGGVELEW
- a CDS encoding nicotinate-nucleotide adenylyltransferase; this encodes MRCGILGGTFNPIHLGHLIIAEEAREQLGLDEVIFVPAARPWMKEAKELASAKDRLAMVRLAIKGNPRFTVSAVDIERPGPSYAVDSTSDIRKARGSSCELLFIMGMDSLNDLPKWHNSKQLLSLCRIAALARPGIPTKRALARLDRALPGARRRVDVIETTNIDISATDIRRRVASGRSIAYRVPGPVSAYIAKHRLYR
- a CDS encoding transcriptional regulator, with protein sequence MKKLRRAEEFPPGEFIEDEPKARKRSIEYFAEKSGLGSRRAQDLIDAKVAVTPEIAKGLSGAFGSSAQTWLNLETSYRQWKAEKARRAS
- the pyrE gene encoding orotate phosphoribosyltransferase, with translation MANGKRRRPGVPLDPQDPRRQRLREIIAAKAVLRGDFTLASGQRSTIYFDGRKVTNDAEGVALVGALVEEIAQEAKAEAIGGPATGAIPIVTAAQIASYQRRRALPGFYVRSERKAHGTGQLIEGNLPTAKGARVAVVEDAITTGGSLLKAIEAIEAAGCKVAKVIVMVDRQQGGVENLRSKGYDVEALFKADGQGRIE